Proteins from one Dromiciops gliroides isolate mDroGli1 chromosome 6, mDroGli1.pri, whole genome shotgun sequence genomic window:
- the LOC122732714 gene encoding olfactory receptor 1052-like, which translates to MAKENSTVVTEFLLLGLTDRAELKVFLFMLFLVIYIISLVGNLGMIVLIQITPKLHTPMYFFLSCLSFVDACYCSAFAPKMLADFFEEKATISYTACLVQYFIFADFITTEVFFLAVMAYDRYMAIANPLIYMVVMTKRMCAILVIGSCIGGIINSLTHTIGLVRLSFCGPNVISHFFCDVPPLLKLSCSDSSRNELLLLIFSGVIAMMTFLIVIISYFFIVVAILRMRSAAGTRKAFSTCASHLTAVTLLYGSISFSYIQPSSHYSLEQEKVVSVFYTLVIPMLNPLIYSLRNKEVKDAVKRVMDMRPSFC; encoded by the coding sequence ATGGCCAAGGAAAATTCCACAGTGGTCACAGAGTTCCTCCTTTTGGGACTGACAGATCGTGCAGAATTGAAAGTCTTTCTCTTTATGCTTTTCCTGGtgatatatataatttctttggtGGGGAATCTTGGCATGATTGTATTAATCCAAATCACTCCCAAGCTTCACACTCCCATGTACTTTTTCCTCAGCTGCCTCTCATTTGTTGATGCTTGCTATTGTTCTGCCTTTGCACCAAAAATGCTTGCAGATTTCTTTGAGGAGAAGGCAACCATATCATACACTGCTTGTTTAgtgcaatattttatatttgcagACTTTATTACCACTGAAGTATTTTTCCTGGCAGTGATGGCATATGACCGGTATATGGCCATTGCTAATCCATTGATTTATATGGTGGTCATGACTAAGAGAATGTGCGCTATTCTGGTCATTGGGTCATGTATAGGAGGAATCATTAATTCACTGACACACACAATTGGCTTAGTCAGATTATCCTTCTGTGGGCCAAATGTCATCAGCCATTTCTTCTGTGATGTGCCTCCACTGCTGAAGctctcttgttctgattcttccagAAATGAACTATTGCTCCTAATATTCTCAGGGGTAATTGCCATGATGACCTTCTTGATTGTGATTATCTCTTATTTCTTCATTGTTGTTGCCATTCTCAGGATGCGCTCAGCGGCTGGAACACGTAAAGCCTTCTCTACTTGTGCTTCCCACCTGACAGCTGTCACTTTGCTCTATGGTTCTATAAGCTTCAGTTACATTCAGCCAAGCTCCCATTATTCATTGGAACAAGAGAAAGTGGTTTCTGTGTTTTATACCTTGGTGATTCCAATGCTGAACCCATTGATCTATAGCCTAAGGAACAAAGAGGTCAAAGATGCTGTGAAAAGGGTAATGGATATGAGACCATCGTTTTGCTAA